The DNA sequence GTTGGAAGAAGTTGTAAGATTATATTTTGGGCCAGTATTCGGAAATAGTAATGGATCTGATAATTTATAAACAAAAATCCAAAAGAAAATGGATGAGTAATTTGAGTTGGATTATTTTCTTTTTTATAATCATTCAGTTTAATTTATATTCTCAATCATTATCTCCCAAGGAAGAAAATACTAAGCAACCTAAACACGGCGAATCAGGGATCCAGCCTAATGAGGTGAATAGTGATAGATCAAATATGATCACTGTAACTGGTACCAGAAGAAAGAACTTATTAAAGGATTCAACGATCACAACAGAAGTGATTACAAGAAAAGATATTGATGCAATGGGAGCAAGAGACCTGTCGCAAACTTTGGGAAACGTTCCTGGGATTGAAGTGAGGCCAGCACAAACAGGCGAAAGAGGACAGACTGTTCGATTGCAAGGGCTTTCTGCTCAGAATGTTTTGATTTTGGTAGATGGGCAAAGAACCACTGGGAGGTTTAGCGGTTCCATTGATTTAACAAGGTTTAAAGCAGAAGATATTGAAAGAATTGAAATTGTGAAAGGGGCTTCGTCTGCCATTTATGGTTCTGATGCCATTGCTGGAGTGATTAATATCATCACCAAGGAGGCGCAAGATCCATTGTATGCTGAGTTTCGAACAATTGGTGGATCCGGAAGTGAAAAGTATTATGGCCCATATATGGAGTTTCGAAATTATGCATCCGTTGGTGCAAAAACAGAAAAACTTTCAACGCTGATTACGGTTGGTTGGCACAAAGGAGATGGATATGACCTGACTTCCGATGCAACACAAGGTCCGAGAAATGGTCGATATGCATCTCTTGCTCCTGGGTACAATCCTTATCCAGCAAGTACTTCTATAGTAAATTCATATTTATTAGCAACTAGAGCACCTAGTTATACGCCTCCTCTTGAATCAACTTCGGGGAGTGCATTCAATGATATGAATCTTTCAAATAAAACTGTCTACTACGCGACCAATAGCCTAACACTCACAAGTCAGTTTTATTATCGACATTTGGACCAATCGGCAGTAGATGCTTCTCCTCCACGAACTGTTTATGATCGTAGAAATAAAACCCATGACTTTATGGGTGCTTTTAATGCAGATTGGGTTGCAAACAACAAAATTAATATAAATTTTAATGCAAACTATTCACGATTTCAGGATCTATATACAACTGACCAAAGAAAAGCAGATGATCTGGATTCACAACAAAGAACAGACAATGCAGTTACCGAATTTCGATCAAGAGTGGACTATAAATTTTCTGAAAATCATGTTACTTCGGTAGGTGCTGAGAATTTACAAGATCAAATTTCATCGGCACGAATTGCTCCGGACTGTCGAAGGACATACCCTAATGTTTGTTATGAAGATTTTAATCCAGAGTTAAC is a window from the Leptospira harrisiae genome containing:
- a CDS encoding TonB-dependent receptor plug domain-containing protein — encoded protein: MSNLSWIIFFFIIIQFNLYSQSLSPKEENTKQPKHGESGIQPNEVNSDRSNMITVTGTRRKNLLKDSTITTEVITRKDIDAMGARDLSQTLGNVPGIEVRPAQTGERGQTVRLQGLSAQNVLILVDGQRTTGRFSGSIDLTRFKAEDIERIEIVKGASSAIYGSDAIAGVINIITKEAQDPLYAEFRTIGGSGSEKYYGPYMEFRNYASVGAKTEKLSTLITVGWHKGDGYDLTSDATQGPRNGRYASLAPGYNPYPASTSIVNSYLLATRAPSYTPPLESTSGSAFNDMNLSNKTVYYATNSLTLTSQFYYRHLDQSAVDASPPRTVYDRRNKTHDFMGAFNADWVANNKININFNANYSRFQDLYTTDQRKADDLDSQQRTDNAVTEFRSRVDYKFSENHVTSVGAENLQDQISSARIAPDCRRTYPNVCYEDFNPELTKGQTINGNAYRFRNAFYVQDEWRVSDKPRIQIVPGVRYDHDSIYGGEWLPKLAIRYDLTDQFRFRAANGLGYRAPSFQDLYFNFLNPGVGYRVVGNSNLKPELSRSYNFGWEWDITKRIWYSSNLFHNNVDNLIGFRTNPVRDSSGLMVYQTSNYQKATTQGIESSINIRISEIVSTSVGYTYTNTKDELTNLPLEGRGPHRWNFSLRLDEKSSGLSLSVFAVVFGKQPYYCVKNPFWCNPDFPPNFDVLETLLSNQAQTNITNSLSALPAGVSDYCSEHNISYCTTSPTYGYRMVNPHTNLNLRLSQRFFGHFQWFVGVDNALDVWDLQYNPQRPRFYYFGLDGKFAFSEVKMAPVEPQVN